The nucleotide window GGCCAAGAGCAGCGAGTGTTCTTAATGTCCTCTATAGCTTTCATCGCAGCAAGGGGGCCTCCTTATTATCGTCCTTTATCAAATGTCAGTGTACAGACAGGCCCTGGGTGTTGTGGTGAAAGTCCGGCCTATGATTCGTACGAGTGGCTTCTTCCATCATCATAGACCTGTCTCTGCAAACTCTGTTATATCGAAATCAATCATTTTTGGTTGGggaatggtttttttttgttcgtttggTTGATCAACTCTTTTAACTACAAAAACTTGACTTTGCCAATGAAACACTATCGCTACTTGTGATTTTTCTATAGTGAAATGTTGAATCCTGCAAATAAACttcatcattttatttcaataaaatacGCAGCCCACATATAGCAAAGCTAAGAACAAATCaaactattaaatttttttaGACATTTGACGTCTCCTTGTCTTTATTGTATGTCGTTAACCATCAGTAACAATAATGTTACTTTAAAAACTACAGGAAAGAATTAAAGAGAGCTCACCTGAAGTACAAATGTGGCAGGATGAGTGGGGCGCCCAGGCGATGCCATTTACACAAGCTCTGTGGTTGTTTAACCTGGCAACTGGTGTACAAGGTACCCTGACATCTAATATTATTACCTGCGTATTTTCAAAAAGAATATAGCGTCCTCAGTTCATGGAGTTCTTGTCAAGAAACGCCGACGCCCACACACGAAAGTTTGCTGTACCGAATCACGAGCTTTAACACTTCGTCAGAGCTGAAGTCAGAGCGGACGCTCCAACAAAGGGCCACTGCTCAAGCTTTCAGCTTCTCCTCACGGTGGAGATTTGACCCTTGCcatgtttgataccaaatttaaataccttgattgaaaaagatcatctgggtgattggagtcctgagaaggactgttgacttgactctgaagatggcttccgcacaggttgtcgaaacgtcagtcactaacaacagtccttctcaggactccaatcacccagatgatctttttcaatcaaggtatattactcctgggttcaaaagATTTTCTTACCAAATTTAAATGTTTTAATTCTCCACCGACACGGTACCACCGCAACCATGCAAAGCATAAGATAAAAaaactgatgtttcgagcgttggaCCATTAATCTTACTAAAGTAAGAAcgaccaaattttcgtgtttcgtTTCTCCAGAggcgcagcaccacagtttgcTTAGAAAATAAACCCTTCCACGCACATACTGTCCAGAATACTATTGtactttataaaataactaagatagtacgcgcgctctggtcggccgagaggcgtgtttgcatgagagtatgtaaacatggttgcgTGACGTTAAGATATACGACTTGGAAACACGCCATAACCagatttgaaagaaatgttatatgcagtgcggtgtttgaaatcaagtgaagatatgatcctcgcacttgctggacaattgtccagcaagtgcgaggatcatatcttcacttgatcagatttgaaatgtaagttttgattgatCGGTTGAGAAATGCCACTGTAAAATtgatgttgtaggaagatacgttttgatcagtaaaatgaatatttttctttcttttcccgcgttgtagtttttagaggaagttatttcaGTCGAGAactctcccaacccctctcgtgtttatatcaggctatgcaaacaaggaaaacgttttctattgctttagTAATTCGAATCTTGAATTAAGGCTCCAGCATTTGGCAAAATGAATAGAGGTTGATTTCTGGGGTTGAGGTCAACTATAACTCTGCTGACATTCAGTTATTAAATGACCAGCAGCAATATGAAAACTATGAACTCCAGTAAACCAACCTCCATGGCATCCAATGAGAACGTTGCTAAGTAGTTTGGATCCTGCTTGTTCCATGACAATCTTAACAGGGGACTATGTTGTGGATCTTCATATATTATTGTAGAATGTTCTAAATGCCTGTTACAGCCGCACAAAAAACATCACATTAATGCTCATTCTATGAAAAGTACATGAATTTTTtgtcaacaataattatcactTGGAGAAGGAGAGTATCAGGCTGAGCTGCACATTCTGACGGATGCCAATATTAGAATTAGTTGGATTCTAATAACAAGATTATTATCATGCAGTGCAAGGATTGAAACAAAGGAAGCATCTAGTCAGTGAAAAGGATCCAAAGCAACCAACTCAACTTCAGTGCCGCATTGCAGAAAGAAAGCAACATTCAAGGTTTTTAGGAGTACATTGAGACTGAAAAAAATGCATATTATCAGTCTCTCTGAGCCTGCATTCCGATGTTTTGGCACAATTTAAAAAGCTTAATTAATTACAGTAATTACCTGAGATCAAACATTCTAACAGAGCCATCAGCTCCAACAGAAGCAAACATGTCTCTACCTCCTCCAGCACGACTGAATGCTATGTCATACACCTGTAACATGTTAACAAACAATATTATGTACTATATGAAAATGCAACAACCAATATATTGCTATAATAATAACTACTGAAGTCCAATCAAAAAGCACTATAACGTTCATTCTATGGCAGAAAAAGCAGTTCTGGACCAGTGGTGTTAAAACTGTACATGTGTACCATGATGTCacaaaattattgtttgcagtaTATTGCTTCAAAAATCAACACATTTCAACATCACATTTTAAcacataatattaataataatgataatagtaataacgatgataatagaaataatcataataataactgGTCCTAGCTTGTATTTTCTGATGTATAAGACAAaccaatgttattttttttttgagctaCGTTGAGATTTTACTTACCGTATTTGTGATGAAAAATCTGACTTCAGAATCcttatcattataattattatttttgttgtacCAGATTTCCAGCATTAGTTACTTAGATTTAAGCAATAAAGGACTTTTTCTGTGTTTACATAGCATGATCTAAAGACATGGGAAACTGGGACAATTCAAGACAAATTTCCAAACCCGAGACGAACATATGTTCAACAACAATCAGGACTTTGAAAGATAATTATCATGAAGGAGATGTCCAACTACATACAGCATTGACattctctttcttttaattCTCAATTTTTGAGTGAACAATCATTCCAAATTCATTTGATTTTTCAATGTACTGTAATTTGAATTGGGTGACAAAAATCTTGGACGACCTGTGATTTGCCTCTAGCTATCTGTGGGCCAAATCCTTTTTCTTGGTTGCCTGGCAAACCAAGTTCTCTGCCTGTCAATTTGATTGCTTTTCAATATTACAATCatctttcattttaaaatgtaatgacTGTACATAATATCCAAAATACTGAGCTGCACTCATACGGAGATTTATTGTACATACAATATCTGCTAATTTTTATATTTCCTCATTTTGTGTGGGGAGTTCTCCTATGCTGGGAcgataaaaaatattttgtagtatctttttttctcaaaaaacaGATTACTGTCTGATGTCAAGTGTAGATTGCAACCTACATTTACAATGACTATAGAAATTATTAAACCATATTATAATGAGAATGATATTTTGTCTTTGGGGGGAGTCAAAACAAAATGTGGTTAATCATGGGTTCGTAACTAGCAATTTTTTTCCAGGTTTGCTCTGGATGTCCTTGTAGAAAGGTACCTGAGACCATTAAATTATACTGCTAGGATGACACTGTTGCAATAATATAAGAAAAGTATAACACTGCTTACTTCCTTGTCGTGAGCAATAAGCTGTGTTTTCACATGACCTGATACTATGTTGACTCTACCAACAACTTGACCTGTCTAAAATACAAAATGCAACAGCAACCGTTAATTCAGTACACATGTACCTGTAAATTGTTATTCAAGATCAAAAAAAGGATAAAGCAGTAGCTCATTAATCCCCTAGTTCTATTCTGTTGTACTCATTTGAAGGTGAGTCTATAGGGGATAACCAAGCAAGACTAGTACTAGACCAAGCTGCAGAGACCTGGGAATCCACATTACTTTCATGTGTATTTACTAAGTTATAACATTACACTGTAAGCAGCTTGTAACAAAGCACTCACACACAAGATTGATAAGTTGAAGTTTAAAGCATATTATCGGTTTTACCTCAAGTCCCCAGATAGTACATGTCGTATCAATGCTTGATGTTCCAAGCAGATTTGGATCAACCTCATTCCAGTCAAATGATGTCAATGGAGCACAGAAATCTGAGTTTTTATTCTAAGTAGTAAAATGTGAGGCATTTAGTCTCTGAGCTTTCACTCAAGGTCACAATTGATTAGCAGTGAAAATCAACAGTAATTGGAGCTTACAGGGTTTGAGCCTTAGCCACCTCCAATTTGACACTGCTATAAATGTTTTACTCCAAGAGCCTGATTAAATTTGACAAGAAATACCAGTATGAAAATGCCTTGGAGAGGACGGGGCCTAGGCATAGGTATCAAGGATTTTAGATCTGACTCAAACCTTGCATCTCATGTTAAGAACTGTCGATACAATGTATCATATTATCTAAAAATCTAAGTGAGATCATTGCCTTACATTATTGAGGAGACATTCCAGGCGTACATCAGAGTCACTCACTCTCCATACCCTCAAGTAGTCGCCTGATGTTGCAACAAGATCAGGATACACACCTTTCTgttgaaaattaatttaacaGCC belongs to Acropora muricata isolate sample 2 chromosome 9, ASM3666990v1, whole genome shotgun sequence and includes:
- the LOC136929437 gene encoding DDB1- and CUL4-associated factor 7; translation: MAMIASAPGTSGKRKEIYKYDAPWTIYGMNWSVRPDKRFRLALGSFVEEYNNKVQIIYLDEDKSEFVVRATFEHPYPTTKIIWIPDNKGVYPDLVATSGDYLRVWRVSDSDVRLECLLNNNKNSDFCAPLTSFDWNEVDPNLLGTSSIDTTCTIWGLETGQVVGRVNIVSGHVKTQLIAHDKEVYDIAFSRAGGGRDMFASVGADGSVRMFDLRHLEHSTIIYEDPQHSPLLRLSWNKQDPNYLATFSLDAMEVIILDVRVPCTPVARLNNHRACVNGIAWAPHSSCHICTSGDDHQALIWDIQQMPRAIEDPILAYTADGEINQIQWASTQPDWIGICYNNNLEILRV